The DNA sequence CCACCTAGCAGCCTGCAGGTCACGCTGTCTGGTTGGTAGCAGTAGATTGGGCAGAAACACGAGGTAGGCCTCCGTCACACGTCTACTCTAGCATGGCAGCTTTGTGCAGTTTCCTCATGCTGGGGCTCAGAGCCTAGATTTTCACATCTTCCTGGACACTGAGCTGTGAGAGGGTTTTCTTAATGCGGAGGGCGGTGAGCCGAGCCGCTCCGTTGGCGTACCAGCACTCCCGCATCATCTTACCCATCACCCGTAGTGCCTAGGCAAGAAACAAGGGCAGACATCAGTCCTCTCCTCGACCCCAGGACGGCCTGCTGGGCTGTGGCCTCCTAAAACTAGAGCTCAGCCTATGGTAACTTGCTCTCTACTCACCTTGTCGAGGGGAGAAGGGGATGATAAGGTGAAAGCAGATCTTACCTCGTAGCTTTGCCACCAGTTTGGGATGTTAGGCCTTAATTTCTGATCACATACAACCTTCCGCATCTCCTCAATCGAAGGATCAGAGGGTACGAGGTCGTAGTATGGAAGCTGATATTCTTCGTGGATAcctgaaggaaagagaaggggaaatgcAATTCCTGGGAGAGTGGATCATCCCCACAGAGCTCACTGAAGGCAGACAGATTCTGGTTTAGACAATATGACTCACTGCTGAGATGCGTCAACGCTTTGCAGTTATTTAGAACAGAAACGAAGGATCTGGGATTCGAGTTTACAAGAAAaattcagggaaataaaatacagctgcCCAAACTGGAACAGAGTCAGCGTGCTGCGATcgacacctcccaccacagaGGAAGGGTCGAGGAACCTCGACTGAGCGGCAGTTGGCAGGACTGCTGCACACATGACAGCACCGCGCTCCGGCTCGCAGCTGGATGTGCCAAGTCACTCATTCATACCAATTCAAGGGGAAGAAAGTTAAGCCACCGGACTGGCACCACCATTTAAAATCCATCCAGAAGAGCAGACACCACCCAGAACGTTAACTCCCACCTCCCCACAAAGGCCAGTCTTAACAGGAGCCTTGGGTCGCTTTTGTTGACTCCCTTGGTAGCAACGCACACGGATGTAtcttcctgcagccctgtgctccAGGGCCTCCAACACCCAACCAGCAGAGCCCATCGAGGCCGGGAAAGCCAGATGCAAGCCAGGCTGTTGGCACAAGCACCTGAATGGGTATTACCTCCTGCGTTGCACCTTCGAGCAATCTCCCAGTAGACCAAGCCCAAAGCATAGATATCGGCACACTTAAATGAATCAAAATGCTTCATGTTAATGGTTTCATCCAAGACTTCAGGTGCCATGtatctgcagaacagaaaaggatCAGCATGTTAGTTTGGAGAGGGGATTCACTCTCTGACAGTAAATGGCAAGTTCTCCCGCACAGCGCTTCTCAGCAGATGAAACTGGGTATCGCACAGTCTTCATCAGCACAGAACCGGGCCCAACGGCCCAACGGAGTGAACAAAACTCAAAAGAGAATAGTTGGGAAAGAGGCAAAAACACCCAAAAAGCACATCAAGCTCCAGACAACAGGCCCCAAAAGGCTTCTGAGAATGCCAAGCGTGTTGTCAAGTATTATACGAGCTCCCTGGTGCTGAGTTTACAAAGCTGGCCTACGCCTCTCAGCTCGATGGCACCCAGAGATGGAGGGACGCCAGCTCTGAACACAATGCCGACACTCTGCAAGacactggaaatatttaagacagaaaatttCACCAGCGCTAAACAGCAGCTCAGGCATTTGTCAGTCAAACTGCGATGCCTTCGAATGCCGGCTGGGAACGCTGCTCCCCTACCGTTTGGTTCCGACCCTTTGGTTCGGTGCAATATCAATCGTATCCGTAACTGAATCGTGCCGGACGGCCAGGCCGAGGTCAGCGATGGCACATGTGCCATTCTTCTTCACCAAGATGTTCTTGGATTTCAAGTCTCTGTGAGCAATGCCAGGCTTTCCTAATAGGACAAAACAACAAGTAGCAGGGATCAAGGTCTGGTGAAATCCGTTAGTCTCAATAGCACAGAGGCAGGACTGGATCTCATGGCGTTAGTTAAATTCTCAGTGTCGCaacacattttcctgtttggaCACACTTCAGTGATGAAGAAAAGAGCAGTGCTGCCCGCCTATGGTTTGCAAAGGCTCCGTTCACGCTTCAGAGGTACTGCTGATGCAGTAGCATCCAGGGGCCTCAAGAGGGACATAAACTCCATCCCAGGCATCAGGCACGTTTCTGTGGACTTGAGGAGTTTgtaactgctgctgcctgtgctacCTTCCCACCCAAGTCGCACCAATTTTAGGATGCAGATGTGAAATGCTGGCCTAATTCCCAGAAGGAAGGCGAACACACTCCACTGCCAGCAAAAACAATCAGTCCGTCGCTGGTCAATACTGACCAAAAGAAAGCAATTCTGCTTTATTCTCCCGGTAAGAACTCCCAGCCTCTCTCCAGACTTTGCTCTTACCTTGAGTTCCCACGATCTCCATGTGTAGGTGGGCCAGCCCACTCGCAGCAGACAGGGCAAGCTTGATCATCCCCTCAATAGTCACCGTGTATCGATTAAGGTAGTCGAAGAGAGATCCGTGCTCGTGGTAATCGGAGACAAGCCACAGCTGAGTCCACGTGCCATTatctgcagcaggaaggagagaCTGTGCTCAGATGGGTACCATGCAGGGACAGAACAAAGCCACTGAGCATGCTGCACCCCTTCTTTTTGGGACAGAGGAGAACTACTGGGTAAGGCTGCAGCTCAACAGCCAGCCTGGGGGCAAGCGAGTCAACAACAGCAGTGAATTTCACCATCCTTTGGTGGGAATATGTAGAGCATTTGAAAAGCACGTTGGTGGTTTTCTTTAACCATGTAACTGCAAATCCAAGCGAAGAAACAACTCCTAATAAAGTCTCTGCTCTCAGGACCGGGGGACGTTTTACCTTTGTTGTCTGCAGCAATAAATCCCAGGATGTTCTCATGTCGCAGCATAACAGTTTGATATATTTCCGCTTCCCTAAACCAGGACCGCTCCTCACGTGAAGAGAAGATTTTTACAGCCACATCACCTCCACGCCATCTGCCACGCCACACTTCCCCAAAGCGGCCTTTGCCGATGATCTCCTGAAGGACGATTGTCCGAGCCACGGTCCGCTGGACAAAAAGCGGCAAACCTAccagcaagaaaacagaaaactgaatgtCTGCTGCAGCAAAAGAAACTCCTGAAGCCCCGGAGTCTGCAGCGGAGCATTATCAAACCTAGAAGGCTCTGCATTTGGTAACGCTCAGCTTGCCTAAGACCCAAAACAGCAAATGGTGGTAGCTCCTGTGCCTGTGTAGGACGTACCATTTGGCTGCTCCGAAAGCATCTGCATATCGCTTTGAAGTAGCTTGCAAACCACCAGTGATTAGGCATACAGCAGTCAGGGAACTACTGCTCTACAGCAGATCAAAGCAACTTCAGCCTGAATATGGAGAGGGGAACTTGAAGAAATTCCactaaaaagcagcaaattccCGGAACTTCTCCGGAGAAAGCAGTTCCAACAAAGTTGCCACCTCTTACGGAAGTTACAGAGCTCACCTGCGGACAGTGAGTACAGAAGAGATCCCTAAACACTTCATATGTGGTGCTGGAGGTTTATTCCCTGGTGGAATATCAGGTTGCTATATTCTCTGCCTCTGTGGATTATCCTACAGTTTCCGTCTGCTGTAaaattcagtgttgtttttttttttttaacctaactgCTTTCATAGTTCAAAGCCACGAATAAAATGATTACTCCCCTAGCTAGTCAAGGAATGACTTCTTTTAACTGCTACGAAAGTGAACACCGTACACTTCACGAACACACTGTTCACCTTGAAATACCCAAGGGCTCTTTGGGATGAAACAGGCTGCACAAACGGCATTTGCACACTTAATTCAGCTGCTGGAATCTCTCCCATTTTCCTGCCAGATTTGATGCAGGTGAAATCCTGCACCTCCCTCGGAGAGCCAATAACCCACAGGTTAGCAATTAATGTCTGTTTCCAACCCAAATCCAATTTCAGGactaaatttgaaataaatgcgGCCGTGTGAGTTATCCTTTAGCAGACAAGGAGGAAAACcacacaaagctgtttttacaCCTCACCAGTTAAGGAGGAGTTGAACCATTGCTCTTACCTAGTCTAGGCACTGAACGCTGACGTTACAGTCTGCTGCATGACCGAAACTAAAATGTGCCCCCCTTATAACCCATGACAAGGCAACCTGAACAGGCTGATGAGGCAAGGACCTTCCACCAGTGCAAAGCTGGGAGGACTAGAGCCAGAACACACTGCCAGGTCACTTCCAGTCGTCTCTTAATACCTGAGCCAGAGCCAGAGGTGGAGAGATCATAGACCAGGTCTTGCAAAGTCTTATCCTTCGACAGGCACATCTCACAAGAGGGGTCTTCCATATCCAGCCGCTGACGATTGTGGTAGACCCGTTGGTGGTGGTGAAAAACAAAGACGACGATGATCATGACCACGAACACGAGGAAGACAGGTCCAGCAATCACCGCCACCAGCTCCACAGGACCCCAGCTGGATGGGGGTTCGTTATCTTTCAGGTGTCCttgagagaaaagggaagagaggaaaaaaaacacaggctcTTTTAGGAAATTGTCACTCCTTCAGTGTTCTTTAAGGACCTTCTTCTTGTGTTTTAATTATCCTCAAGACTATTTTAGCTTGCTGCTCCAGGATGGTAAAGGACACATCAAATAACAGTGGTAACAGGGGAATGATCGATTCACCAGGCAGGCAAACTACACTGAAAACCCACAAAAGATGACGATGCTTCATTTGTGGCATCAGGGGTTACAGCCTCTGCTATCTAAAAGGGGGTGGGAGCCTGTTCCGGGCCAACTGCTAGAACAGCCTGCGTTCTACCTTCCCCTGGAACTCTccaagtgggagaaaaaaaacaaccagcagtAAGGactcagctctgcctctgtcCCCCCTGTCTTGCAACAGCCAGCAAAGACTTGTACACAAAGACAACAATTACTTGAGAACAAACAGGACCTCCCCTACGGCACCCAGGGAAAATGGGTACTGCAGTCTTTACCAGACCCAGTAAATATCAGCCCAAAACGGAGAGGAACAAGGTATGAGGAAGTACTGCATGCCTTCTCCGTCCcaactggaaagcagcagccttttCCCACACCCTCACTCAAAGGCAGGGCTGCTTCCTCTTTGCGCGTTCAGAATTCAGGCACCCCTCCACCCCACACACTTCCCTCCAAAGCTGCTGCACCGTTCCCGTCCTCGTGCCTCACCCCTGAAAAGATCTGCGGtcctgaaggaaggaaagcaagtcTATCAGATAAAAGGCAGGCAAGGCAGCGCCGGAAAAGGGATCCGAGCTGTGCCCAGAAAACATGAGCTGACCTCAGGCCATCGCAGACACAGAGCACCATGCAGCAGAAGCTTAGATTTGACTGCAGATGAAGGTATCTGCTGGTGCTTCCAGGAGCCTGCGCGGCTatcagcagcagggctgataAGGCGAGAGGAGGCTCCTAACACGGAGCTGCTGAGTgaaggtgggggaaaaaaaacaaacccacaaccGAACATTGGAAGCTTCTCCTACCCTAAAGTACAACCTCATCATCTGGTGACATTTTGTCTGCCACAGGGGAGTTCAAGCAACTCCgcattttaatttgaagtagTTTGTTATTATTTCCACTTTAGAAATCGAGGGAATAAGCCAAGCGCTCAAGTTCACACAGCGACCTAagggaaaaagtgaaaacagtGCCGGGAACACCTCCCGCCCGATCCCAAGCAGACAGCCTCTACCCTCTGCACTTCAAACAGACGATTTATTTAGCTCTCTACTCACCGCTGGGAACCATTAAATCAATTTTGTTGCAAAAATCGGAGTAGCAGCAGTGAGTATTACGCAGATCTTCGGAACTCAGGCAATAGAAGGGTTTCCCAGCAGGGATCAGTTTTGCCTCAGGAATGCAGGTCCGAACGTGATGTTTCACACCATCCAGGTTGAAGACGGACACCATGCACGCGCCGTCCGTTTCACACGTGGAGTTTGCTTGTTTGCAGTCGGAGCACAAACACGTCAAAGCTGCAGAAATCAAAACGAGATCAGCTCCTTCAAACTCGCCAGAGGCCAGGCGTTCCTTTCTTCCTCAGCCTGCCCCCCTCAGAGGGAACGAGCCAGTCTTAGGTCCGGGAAGAACTGGCTTTAGTAACAGAACAAGTCACATTTGCTACTGTAGACGCAACAACCTGCCTTGAGCACCGAATACAACGTGGAAGAGCAACGCCTTTCCAGAAGGTGACTGCTGGCACTTGCCCTTGTTGCAACCAACCGTTAGAGATGACCCAAGTCATCCCTGCAAACTAGGCTACGTTTTACCAAGACCCACTCCCAGTCCGACCTAGGGTCGGAACGCAAACCGAGACGCGGCACTCGCTGCCCTTGGCAGACCGATCGCACCCGAACGCCCCGCGCGGGCCTCGGCCACGCCATGGCCGAGCTGCCCGACACAGGCCAGCGAGGGACGTCCACCTCCACGGGCAGCAAGCAGCTGGCCGATGCCTACCCAAAACCCAAACCGACTCCACAAGCCGAGCGTGCTGCACCCGACCAGATCGGTCACTTATTTAGTAACTGCCTCCCTGATCCGAGACGCTACCTTGGGTCAAATACATTCCTGGCTTTTTGCCTGCTCTCCGCGAACATTATTTGGGTAAAGAGCGAAGGAGACACTCCGAGGCGGATTCCCACATTTTTCGGCCTCCCAGCTGTCGCTGTGCTTTTCTCAAGCTGCCTGAAAAACCGTAAGCAAATCCCCAGGCATCGCCAGGGTTGGGAACAAAGAGCGAGTACAACAATGTCAAGAAGAAGGGTGGGGCTTGGTGAGCAGCACGCCGTGTTTTCTTCGGCTTTCATCAGATCTCTCAGCCTCCCCGGAGGGATCCAGAAACATGTACTCACCCGCTGCAGGAATGGTCTTTCAGGTAGAGAGGGTTTGAAGAAGGGTTTTCAAAGATACAAGCACCACGGTTAACTCTCCCCAGCCCGGCAGCTAAATTCTCTCCGCCTGTTTGCGCCCTGCCAGCGGCGGGACATGCACCAAAGTCACCAAGACGCTCGTGTCAGACACCTTCctgcggggcagggggagcgCAGAGCCCTCCGTCACCACCATCGCAGCCATCAGCACGCTTACCAAACCTCCAGGGATATTCATGGCCCGGGGAGAGCTCCTTCGCTCCCTGCCAACACAGCAGAATCGGGCCGTGGGGGGGGACCATGAGCCAAAGGGAAAATAAGCAGGTCCTGACCAACTTCTCTGGGGTTTGTTTGGGAGGAAGACACCCGTTAGCCCTTATCTCCAGTGTCCTAGGTAAATCGGTTAGGCTAATTACGTTGCTACTCACTCAATCCTCTCTGGACACCGTGCTCTTCATTTCCTAGCTGTTGCTGCGTGCTGCTTAACAGCTCCGAGGCAGGCTGCAGTATTTCAGAGAGGCTAAATGCAGGCACAAGTGGGTTTGAACCAACACATTCAAAACTAAAGCAGCAGTAAAAAAGCCAGGGAAACACAGATCTGCTGAGCGAGACGGCTTTAAAAAGCACCGTAAGCAAATGCAGCTCATGACTCTGTGCTTAGCACAAGGCGAAGAAAAGGGACTGCAGGACAGAAAACAGCCAGGGATGACCCCAAGGCTGAGCCCTACGGAGGAGGGCCGAGCAAACCCAAGGATTGCTCGGCTTTTGCAGGGTGATGTTGATGGAGGGAAGCCCCCTGCGCCCACCCGCCCCGCAGCTCTGAGCACGCCGCTTTCCAGTGGTCAGCggggcaggggaaggacagGGCTTCCAAAAGACACGCACGCCCGGGGGAACAAAGGTTGGTTACGATGGAGCTTTTAGGAAAACACGAGAAAGGAGAGAGCAGCCAGGGCACATTCCTACCTTCAAGTCtacttaaaaggaaataatgttttaaggCATCTCCTTTATGACTTTATCAAAACCTCAAGgtataaattaaaatcatttaagCAACACGTTTCACCATGCAGGCTCTCTGCAGCTTGATTTAGATGCAGTAAAACCGAACTTGGTTCCTGTTGGTCTCATTTCGAAGTCAAAGATTAAGGCTACGGCAATTTCACTTCCAGAAGctcaaaagtaaacaaaacacttgAGTGCTCTAATAAAGCTGGTTTTGTAAACTTCTTCTTTCTCCCATATCTGGCCCGAAACTAAGCATCCTTTcaagaacaaaagcagaggCACCGGCTGCATCCTCTCGGTTTCATTTGCAGAGTTAAaaccacacaaacacaaagcaatcGGTCTACCTGCAAGGTATGATACCAAACCCCCCTGTGCACAGGGACCGGAGACAAAAGATCCTTATCTGTTCTGGGCAGAAAGACAAAGTTTCTTCCCAAGGAGGGGTAAGCCCCACAAAGCACGGCCTCGTTTTCCCCGTGCGGTGCTGCCAGCTGAAACGCTCCCCCTCCACGCCGgctgctcttatttttttttaacagcgGTTCTCCAAAACCCCCGGGGTAAGGAGAGCAGCGTgaacaaaggaaatgaagacTCCAGCAGGCACGTGTGCTGCTGCCACGCCACCCAGGAGACCCTCGAGGGGCCCTCCAGACATTCCAGGTCGCCACGGTAGGGCTGCAGGCAGGCGCCCTCCAATTTTAGGACTTATTAAGTCCTTGGTAGACCCCAAAGTCCAGCTTCAGCCTCTCTTGAGCAGCCAGGAGCCAATTTTTCCTGCACCTTTATCACGTAAGAGCACACCTCCAGGCCTGCCACCGCCCGGAGCCGAATTCCTCCCCGGGCATCACCCACCGAGGGCCGGTCCTGCCGCGGTGCCGGAGCCCGGgcttccagcagccagcacaatTACAGGGCAGCCCCTGCGCAGGGCTTGCATTTCAGGTTTGATTAACCAGAAGGGAAAATTCTTCACGTATCAGTAGCACCAGGAGCCAGGAATACTTCCTTCCCTTTGGATGGGGGACGGAAAAGCGACAGGTACGGAGCCCCACGCCAGGCATCTCCGTGGGGCTCCCGAGAGCAGCCGGGGCCGCCCAGGCAAAGCAGGAGCCGGGAGCGAAGGGAAGAGTTTTTCATGCCAAACAGCGTTCCCTTTATTCGGGAAGAAAAGCTCCTATTGAGCAAAACGTATAATCTACTTAATAAAAGAGACCGACCGGGCCGAAGAGATCGGGCCgaggaaaacaaaagagcagTTCAGAGCGCCGGGGCGGTTCGCTCCCCTCTCGCAGGAGCGCCCGGGGATGAGTCTGCACGAGAGGTGCTGCAcaagctggcagcagagcctgcCCTATCTGCTCCGCACTCTTCCTGACATTCTGCTCAGAGACAAACCCAGCCCTTAAACGAAGCTGTTTAAACAAGCCTAGCATTAAGAACGAAAGCTTTGTTCTCCCAAAGAGGGACGGATCGTGGCCCTGCCGAAGCAAAGCCTCGCTGCGAGGGAACCCAGGGCATCCTCCTGCCCTAACCGCAGCCGGGGGGGGACACAAGAGAAGCCCCCCTCGTACCAAATTCCCACATTAAAGGTAACCTGCTCCGTAAGACGAATCCCAACAAGCAGGTGGGGGTCCTTGGATTAGAGCTCCACGTTCCAGGGAGCTAAAATATTAAGCTTTGACAgccaaaga is a window from the Oxyura jamaicensis isolate SHBP4307 breed ruddy duck chromosome 33, BPBGC_Ojam_1.0, whole genome shotgun sequence genome containing:
- the ACVR1B gene encoding activin receptor type-1B, encoding MVSVFNLDGVKHHVRTCIPEAKLIPAGKPFYCLSSEDLRNTHCCYSDFCNKIDLMVPSGHLKDNEPPSSWGPVELVAVIAGPVFLVFVVMIIVVFVFHHHQRVYHNRQRLDMEDPSCEMCLSKDKTLQDLVYDLSTSGSGSGLPLFVQRTVARTIVLQEIIGKGRFGEVWRGRWRGGDVAVKIFSSREERSWFREAEIYQTVMLRHENILGFIAADNKDNGTWTQLWLVSDYHEHGSLFDYLNRYTVTIEGMIKLALSAASGLAHLHMEIVGTQGKPGIAHRDLKSKNILVKKNGTCAIADLGLAVRHDSVTDTIDIAPNQRVGTKRYMAPEVLDETINMKHFDSFKCADIYALGLVYWEIARRCNAGGIHEEYQLPYYDLVPSDPSIEEMRKVVCDQKLRPNIPNWWQSYEALRVMGKMMRECWYANGAARLTALRIKKTLSQLSVQEDVKI